A single window of Granulibacter bethesdensis DNA harbors:
- a CDS encoding FMN-binding glutamate synthase family protein translates to MTASPPRQDDALWTPPRASSTFDEYTIGQIRRAAATGIYDIRGGGAKRRVPHFDDLLFVGASISRYPLEGYREKCGTDVWLGTRYAKKPIHLKIPVTIAGMSFGALSGAAKEALGRGATTVGTSTTTGDGGMTQEERGHSQTLVYQYLPSRYGMNPDDLRRADAIEIVIGQGAKPGGGGMLLGQKITDRVAKMRCLPPGIDQRSACRHPDWTGPDDLEIKILELREITGWEKPIYVKVGASRPYYDTALAVKAGADVVVLDGMQGGTAATQEVFIENVGLPILAAIRPAVQALQDLGMHRKVQLIVSGGIRMGADVAKALALGADAVAVGTGALIALGDNDPALEEEYAKLGTTAGAYDDWHEGRDPAGITTQDPVLSARLDPVLGGRRIANYLSVLTLEAQTIARACGKSHVHNLEPEDLVALTMEAAAMARVPLAGTNWIPGLQPG, encoded by the coding sequence ATGACCGCATCCCCGCCCAGACAGGATGACGCCCTGTGGACCCCACCGCGTGCGTCCTCGACATTTGATGAATATACGATTGGCCAGATTCGTCGTGCCGCCGCAACCGGCATCTACGACATACGTGGTGGCGGCGCGAAGCGCCGGGTTCCGCATTTCGATGATCTGCTGTTCGTTGGTGCTTCCATTAGCCGCTATCCGCTGGAAGGGTATCGCGAGAAATGCGGTACGGATGTGTGGCTTGGCACGCGATATGCCAAAAAGCCGATTCATCTGAAAATTCCTGTCACCATCGCAGGCATGAGCTTCGGCGCGCTGTCCGGTGCGGCGAAGGAAGCATTGGGACGCGGTGCAACAACCGTCGGCACTTCCACCACCACGGGTGATGGTGGCATGACACAGGAGGAGCGGGGACATAGCCAGACGTTGGTCTATCAGTATCTGCCCAGTCGCTATGGAATGAATCCCGATGATCTGCGGCGCGCCGATGCGATCGAGATTGTGATCGGTCAGGGTGCAAAACCGGGTGGTGGCGGTATGCTGCTCGGCCAGAAAATTACTGATCGTGTTGCGAAGATGCGCTGCCTGCCGCCCGGCATCGACCAGCGTTCGGCCTGTCGCCATCCCGACTGGACAGGCCCGGACGATCTGGAAATCAAAATTCTGGAACTGCGTGAAATCACCGGTTGGGAAAAGCCGATTTATGTAAAGGTTGGTGCGTCGCGTCCGTATTACGATACGGCATTGGCTGTGAAAGCCGGTGCGGATGTCGTGGTGCTGGATGGTATGCAGGGCGGCACGGCGGCGACACAGGAAGTGTTCATCGAAAATGTCGGCCTACCCATTCTTGCCGCCATCCGTCCGGCGGTGCAGGCGTTGCAGGATCTGGGCATGCATCGCAAGGTGCAGCTGATTGTCTCTGGTGGTATCCGCATGGGTGCGGATGTAGCGAAGGCGCTGGCACTCGGTGCTGATGCGGTGGCGGTCGGAACCGGTGCGCTGATTGCGCTAGGTGACAATGATCCCGCGTTGGAAGAAGAATACGCGAAGCTCGGTACGACTGCCGGGGCTTATGATGACTGGCATGAAGGACGCGACCCGGCCGGCATCACCACGCAGGATCCGGTTCTGTCGGCGCGGCTTGATCCGGTATTGGGGGGGCGGCGTATCGCCAACTATCTTTCAGTGCTGACGCTGGAAGCACAGACGATTGCCCGGGCTTGTGGTAAGAGCCATGTGCATAATCTGGAACCGGAAGATCTCGTTGCCCTGACCATGGAGGCCGCTGCGATGGCACGGGTTCCGCTGGCTGGCACGAACTGGATTCCCGGGCTTCAGCCGGGCTGA
- the modC gene encoding molybdenum ABC transporter ATP-binding protein: MSSAALDVRLNHQFPGTEIDVCFAGSGCTVLFGPSGAGKSTIAMAVAGLMRPDHLHLRVCGLDLHNLPPERRRIGVVFQDARLFPHLSVLGNLEYGARRAPPGDFPLSREEIMTMLGIGALLKRRPATLSGGERQRVAIGRALLSRPHMLVMDEPLASLDQARKQDILPVLRHLKAAGLPMLYVTHALQEMAYLADDVVLLETGRVRASGSLGHISSDPALSGCFGHEAGAVLEAVVSGHMPDRGLTILSCAGTEVLVPLQAMKPGTGLRVRIPAADVILATESPGHISLHNILSVVMTDWQPAHLQGNAGTTQEALVRLALPGGHLLARVTRDAVQRLGLEPGRAVLALIKSVAVNVLGA; the protein is encoded by the coding sequence ATGTCATCGGCCGCGCTGGATGTCCGGCTGAATCACCAGTTTCCCGGAACAGAAATCGACGTCTGCTTTGCAGGCAGTGGATGCACTGTCCTGTTTGGGCCTTCCGGGGCGGGAAAGTCGACCATTGCCATGGCGGTGGCCGGTCTGATGCGGCCCGACCATCTGCATCTGCGTGTCTGTGGCCTTGATCTGCACAATTTGCCGCCGGAACGACGCCGGATCGGAGTAGTCTTTCAGGATGCTCGCCTGTTCCCGCATCTCTCGGTACTGGGCAATCTCGAATATGGCGCGCGGCGCGCCCCGCCCGGAGATTTTCCCCTGTCACGGGAAGAAATCATGACCATGCTCGGGATCGGTGCTCTGCTGAAGCGTCGTCCCGCGACCTTGTCGGGCGGCGAGCGTCAGCGTGTGGCGATTGGTCGGGCGTTGTTGTCCCGTCCCCATATGCTGGTGATGGATGAGCCGCTGGCGAGTCTTGATCAGGCGCGCAAGCAGGACATTCTGCCGGTCCTGCGCCATTTGAAAGCAGCAGGATTGCCGATGCTGTACGTGACGCATGCTCTGCAGGAAATGGCGTATCTGGCGGATGATGTGGTGCTGCTGGAAACCGGCCGCGTGCGGGCGAGCGGATCGCTGGGCCATATTTCATCTGATCCGGCATTGTCCGGCTGTTTCGGCCATGAGGCCGGTGCGGTTCTGGAAGCGGTGGTATCCGGCCATATGCCCGATCGTGGCTTGACCATCCTGTCCTGTGCCGGGACGGAGGTGTTGGTGCCGTTACAGGCCATGAAGCCGGGAACGGGATTGCGGGTAAGGATACCGGCCGCCGATGTGATTCTGGCGACAGAGTCACCCGGCCATATCAGCCTGCACAATATTCTGTCCGTTGTGATGACCGACTGGCAGCCGGCCCATCTCCAGGGCAACGCCGGGACGACACAGGAAGCATTGGTGAGGCTGGCTTTGCCCGGTGGCCATTTGCTGGCGCGGGTGACACGTGATGCGGTTCAGCGGCTTGGCCTTGAACCCGGTCGAGCTGTGTTGGCCTTGATCAAATCGGTGGCGGTGAATGTCTTGGGGGCCTGA
- the typA gene encoding translational GTPase TypA: MDIRNIAIIAHVDHGKTTLVDQLLKQSGAFRENQQVAERAMDSNDLERERGITILAKCTSVMWNDVRINIVDTPGHADFGGEVERILNMVDGALVLVDAAESVLPQTKFVVGKALARGLRPIVVVNKVDRGDARPDEVLNEVFDLFASLDADEKQLDFPVLYASGRQGWADESLEGARENLNPMFDLILRHVAAPQLDKEAPFAMVASILEYDNFLGRILTGRVEQGRAKLNMPVKALRADGSVVETGRLTKLMSFRGLDRVPVEEAEAGDIIAIAGLSDTTVPETIGAPELEAPLVAIPVDPPTLAMTFRVNDGPLAGREGKKVTSRQIRDRLMREAEGNIAIRISESSESDAFEVAGRGELQLGVLIETMRREGFELAIGRPRVLFRETENGREEPMEEVLVDVDEPYSGVVVEKMSRRKGELREMRPSGGGKVRLTFLIPSRGLIGYHGEFLTDTRGTGIMNRLFSGYGPYKGTLEGRRNGSLISNSDGEAVQYALFALQDRGVLFVDPGEKVYVGMIIGEHSRENDLDVNPIKEKKLTNIRAAGKDEALLLVPPRKMSLEQAIAYIEDDELVEVTPSAVRLRKRHLDPNERKKAQRSGDAA, translated from the coding sequence ATGGACATCCGTAATATCGCCATTATCGCCCACGTCGACCATGGCAAGACCACCCTCGTCGATCAGCTGTTGAAGCAGTCCGGCGCCTTCCGTGAGAACCAGCAGGTCGCTGAACGCGCCATGGACAGCAATGATCTGGAGCGGGAGCGGGGGATCACCATCCTCGCCAAATGCACCAGCGTGATGTGGAACGACGTCCGCATCAACATCGTCGACACTCCGGGCCACGCCGATTTCGGCGGTGAGGTCGAGCGTATCCTGAACATGGTGGATGGCGCGCTGGTGCTGGTCGATGCCGCGGAAAGCGTGCTGCCCCAGACCAAGTTCGTGGTCGGCAAGGCGCTGGCCCGCGGCCTGCGTCCCATCGTCGTGGTGAACAAAGTCGATCGCGGCGATGCCCGCCCGGATGAAGTGCTGAACGAGGTGTTCGACCTGTTCGCCTCTCTGGACGCGGATGAGAAGCAGCTCGATTTCCCGGTTCTGTATGCATCGGGCCGTCAGGGCTGGGCTGACGAGTCTCTGGAAGGCGCGCGCGAAAACCTGAACCCGATGTTCGACCTGATCCTGCGTCATGTGGCTGCGCCGCAGCTGGACAAGGAGGCGCCCTTCGCCATGGTGGCGTCGATTCTGGAATACGACAACTTCCTGGGTCGTATCCTGACCGGCCGTGTCGAGCAGGGCCGCGCGAAGCTGAACATGCCGGTCAAGGCGCTCCGCGCTGATGGCTCGGTGGTGGAAACCGGTCGCCTGACGAAGCTGATGAGCTTCCGCGGTCTGGATCGTGTGCCGGTGGAAGAAGCCGAGGCAGGCGACATCATCGCCATTGCCGGTCTGTCCGACACCACGGTGCCGGAAACCATCGGTGCGCCGGAACTGGAAGCACCGCTGGTGGCGATCCCGGTTGATCCGCCGACCCTGGCGATGACCTTCCGCGTCAATGATGGTCCTCTGGCGGGCCGCGAAGGCAAGAAGGTGACCTCCCGCCAGATTCGTGACCGTCTGATGCGTGAGGCCGAAGGTAATATTGCGATTCGCATTTCTGAAAGCTCGGAAAGCGATGCGTTCGAGGTCGCGGGCCGTGGTGAACTTCAGCTCGGTGTGCTGATCGAGACCATGCGCCGCGAAGGCTTCGAACTCGCGATCGGTCGTCCCCGCGTGTTGTTCCGGGAGACGGAAAACGGTCGCGAGGAGCCGATGGAAGAAGTGCTGGTCGATGTGGACGAGCCTTATTCCGGCGTCGTGGTCGAAAAGATGTCCCGTCGCAAGGGCGAACTGCGCGAGATGCGTCCCTCCGGCGGTGGAAAGGTGCGTCTGACCTTCCTGATCCCCAGCCGCGGCCTGATCGGCTATCACGGTGAATTCCTGACCGATACGCGTGGCACGGGAATCATGAACCGGCTGTTCTCCGGCTATGGTCCTTACAAGGGCACGCTGGAAGGGCGCCGCAATGGCTCGCTGATTTCCAATTCCGATGGCGAAGCCGTGCAGTATGCGCTGTTTGCGCTGCAGGATCGTGGTGTGCTGTTCGTCGATCCCGGCGAGAAAGTCTATGTCGGCATGATTATCGGCGAGCATTCCCGTGAGAACGATCTGGATGTGAATCCGATCAAGGAAAAGAAGCTGACCAACATCCGTGCTGCCGGCAAGGACGAGGCTCTGCTGCTGGTTCCGCCGCGCAAGATGAGTCTGGAACAGGCCATTGCCTATATTGAGGATGATGAACTGGTCGAGGTGACGCCGAGTGCTGTGCGTCTGCGTAAGCGCCATCTTGATCCGAATGAGCGCAAAAAAGCCCAGCGCTCGGGTGATGCGGCCTGA
- a CDS encoding DUF1328 domain-containing protein: MLKLALFFLVVSLIAGLFGFTGISAASAGIAKILFVIFLIVFVVLLVMALAAGKAIL, from the coding sequence ATGCTCAAGCTGGCGCTGTTTTTCCTTGTGGTTTCGCTGATTGCAGGCCTGTTCGGATTTACCGGGATCTCGGCGGCCTCCGCCGGAATCGCCAAAATTCTGTTCGTTATCTTCCTGATCGTGTTCGTGGTGCTGCTGGTCATGGCATTGGCCGCCGGAAAAGCCATTCTATAG
- a CDS encoding AmpG family muropeptide MFS transporter, translated as MTGLPTPDDAAGAPGAATISLTDRRLWLIGLYGLASGLPFPLCHFTLGQWMSDSGLSLQAIGLSSLITLAYSLKFLWSPVADYVHPPGPLRRLGRRRGWLLFVQAVLTLSILAMATTDPHATPFLTISLAASMAFFSASQDIVIDAWRIETFGRHGQGPALAGYVWGYRMALLIGNAGVIGLASLAGWHVALLAVGALSALGMVVTLLATEPAIPSIPETVTLETGWQRRLHAMKAPLVDMLRKPYSIAALCFVTLFHLGEALAGKMLPPYYRAMGYQKADVALANTPSLFAGLAGVAAGGWLQQRLGTMRALVLTGCIQTLAILIYLALGYAQGSRMALVGTVAVEAFVGGLASASFLSYLSGLCTPRHSATQYALLSSLSALPLNTVAGASGFLAVWLGWHGFYAACTLSAFPAMAIMIWLATRPDGGDQADEEACHSRQPSALSRQAGHSPHP; from the coding sequence ATGACCGGATTGCCAACCCCTGATGATGCGGCAGGCGCGCCGGGCGCTGCCACGATTTCCCTGACGGATCGTCGCCTCTGGTTGATCGGTCTGTACGGGCTTGCAAGCGGTCTGCCATTTCCGCTGTGCCACTTCACGCTGGGCCAGTGGATGAGCGATAGCGGTCTGTCCTTGCAGGCGATCGGCCTGTCTTCCCTGATCACGCTGGCCTATTCGCTCAAATTTCTCTGGTCGCCGGTTGCGGATTATGTTCACCCGCCTGGACCATTGCGACGTCTGGGGCGTCGGCGCGGATGGCTGCTGTTTGTGCAGGCGGTGCTGACACTCAGCATCCTCGCCATGGCCACGACCGATCCCCATGCAACTCCTTTCCTTACCATCAGTCTGGCTGCCTCCATGGCGTTTTTTTCTGCCAGTCAGGACATCGTCATTGATGCGTGGCGGATCGAGACTTTTGGCCGTCATGGGCAGGGGCCTGCTCTGGCAGGCTATGTCTGGGGCTATCGCATGGCGCTGCTGATCGGCAATGCCGGGGTGATCGGGCTGGCCAGTCTCGCGGGCTGGCATGTGGCCCTGCTTGCCGTGGGTGCGCTGAGTGCGCTTGGCATGGTGGTGACGCTGCTGGCGACGGAACCGGCGATCCCGTCTATCCCCGAGACCGTCACGCTGGAAACCGGCTGGCAGCGGCGTCTGCATGCCATGAAAGCGCCGCTGGTGGACATGCTGCGCAAGCCTTACAGCATTGCGGCGCTATGCTTCGTGACGCTGTTCCATCTGGGGGAGGCGCTGGCAGGAAAGATGCTGCCTCCTTATTATCGGGCGATGGGGTATCAGAAGGCGGATGTGGCGCTTGCCAATACGCCCTCCCTGTTCGCCGGTCTGGCGGGCGTGGCGGCGGGAGGCTGGCTTCAGCAGCGTCTTGGCACCATGCGGGCACTGGTCCTGACCGGATGTATCCAGACCCTGGCGATCCTGATCTATCTGGCGCTTGGCTATGCGCAGGGCAGCCGGATGGCTTTGGTCGGTACAGTGGCGGTGGAGGCCTTTGTCGGTGGTCTGGCCAGCGCCTCTTTCCTGTCCTACCTGTCTGGCCTGTGCACGCCACGGCATAGCGCAACGCAATATGCCCTTCTGTCTTCACTGTCTGCCCTGCCGTTGAATACGGTGGCGGGTGCGTCCGGATTTCTGGCGGTTTGGTTGGGCTGGCACGGATTTTATGCCGCCTGCACGCTGTCAGCCTTCCCGGCAATGGCCATCATGATCTGGCTTGCAACCAGACCGGATGGAGGCGATCAGGCAGACGAAGAAGCCTGCCATTCGCGCCAGCCTTCCGCTCTCAGCAGGCAGGCAGGGCATTCCCCGCACCCATAA
- a CDS encoding protein glxC, translating to MPSFDLATAPLRDLNGALHALHENTNESHWTVVNPEGAHAIAVGLDAPVSIEIDGNAGYYCAGMNKQAHVVINGNVGVGVAENMLSGFVHVKGDASASAGATAWGGILRIDGNASSRCGISMKGVEIVVGGSIGHMSAFMGQAGRLVVFGDAGEALGDSLYEARLFVRGSVKSLGTDCIEKEMRDTHKQELFDLFKRARLEGQVDPAEFRRYGSARRLYNFHLDNAGAY from the coding sequence ATGCCGTCCTTTGATCTGGCTACCGCGCCATTGCGCGATCTGAACGGCGCATTGCATGCGCTGCATGAAAACACCAATGAAAGCCACTGGACGGTTGTCAATCCGGAAGGCGCGCATGCTATTGCCGTCGGTCTCGATGCGCCCGTCTCTATAGAGATTGACGGTAACGCCGGATATTACTGCGCTGGCATGAACAAGCAGGCTCATGTCGTTATCAACGGCAATGTCGGTGTTGGTGTAGCGGAAAACATGCTGTCCGGCTTTGTGCATGTGAAAGGTGACGCCTCTGCTTCGGCGGGAGCGACAGCATGGGGCGGCATTCTGCGCATCGACGGTAATGCGTCGTCCCGCTGTGGTATTTCCATGAAAGGTGTGGAGATCGTTGTAGGCGGCAGCATCGGCCATATGAGCGCCTTTATGGGACAGGCCGGTCGTCTGGTCGTGTTCGGGGATGCCGGGGAAGCGTTGGGCGACAGCCTGTATGAGGCACGTCTGTTCGTGCGCGGATCAGTGAAAAGCCTTGGCACTGACTGTATCGAAAAAGAAATGCGTGACACGCACAAGCAGGAATTATTCGACCTGTTCAAGCGTGCCAGACTGGAAGGTCAGGTCGATCCTGCTGAATTCCGTCGCTATGGATCGGCACGCCGTCTTTATAATTTCCATCTCGATAACGCGGGAGCTTACTGA
- a CDS encoding molybdopterin-synthase adenylyltransferase MoeB, which yields MTIDLTEPEIHRYSRHILLPEMGAAGQARLKAARVLIVGAGGLGSPLLLYLAAAGVGTIGVIDDDRVELSNLQRQIAHSTDRIGMLKVDSARQAAEAINPEVRIETHVGRLDASNAASLIGAYDLVCDGSDNFQTRFVVADAALQARRTLVSAAVLRFEGQLSTFRPHLDPEGPCYRCLTPEIPPRGAVPSCAEAGILGAVTGVLGSLQATEVIKELCGMGDSLSGRLLIWEALAGRFRTIRLPRDPHCPSCGGLHGRG from the coding sequence ATGACGATTGATCTGACCGAACCGGAAATTCATCGCTATTCCCGCCATATTCTGCTGCCTGAAATGGGGGCGGCGGGCCAGGCACGGCTGAAGGCAGCCCGCGTTCTGATTGTCGGCGCCGGAGGGTTGGGCTCACCCCTGCTGCTGTATCTGGCGGCGGCAGGGGTCGGTACGATCGGTGTGATTGACGATGACCGGGTCGAACTCTCCAACCTGCAACGCCAGATCGCGCACAGCACTGATCGGATCGGCATGCTGAAGGTCGATTCGGCCCGTCAGGCGGCAGAGGCGATCAATCCGGAGGTCCGTATTGAAACGCATGTCGGTCGTCTCGACGCATCGAATGCCGCCTCGTTGATCGGCGCCTATGATCTGGTCTGCGACGGCAGCGACAATTTCCAGACTCGCTTTGTCGTGGCGGATGCTGCGTTGCAGGCTCGGCGTACTCTTGTTTCTGCTGCGGTGCTGCGTTTTGAAGGCCAACTTTCCACGTTTCGCCCGCATCTCGATCCGGAAGGCCCGTGTTATCGCTGCCTGACGCCGGAGATTCCGCCGCGTGGAGCGGTGCCGAGCTGTGCGGAGGCCGGGATTCTCGGTGCCGTCACCGGTGTTCTCGGCAGTTTGCAGGCGACAGAGGTGATCAAGGAACTCTGCGGCATGGGCGACAGCCTGTCGGGCCGGTTGTTGATCTGGGAGGCTCTGGCCGGTCGTTTCCGCACGATACGCCTGCCGCGTGATCCCCATTGCCCGTCCTGTGGGGGGCTGCATGGCCGTGGATGA
- a CDS encoding SH3 domain-containing protein, translated as MHSRLVNFDLPVLKRSARNVLLAALCAGSVLGAGDTAYAQTSPVVKHSSSNHHNKATTHKTPVVSPPHHGAAGNKAKASPSANAHATGKHVPKAAAAAAAAGAATAGAAASTAAAPAAEDKNAKPKPPPPDPNKGSATGLPIPRFAALRADEVNMRVGPDTRYPIEWVYKRRELPVEIVREFQVWRLVQDQEGVKGWVHQATLTGRRTFLTIGQTPVTLRRRADEESSAVAILKPGVVGRIQNCEAKSEWCQVQVKSYRGYLRRSTMWGLLPDEVVTH; from the coding sequence ATGCACAGCCGTTTGGTGAATTTTGATCTCCCCGTTCTGAAGCGGTCTGCGCGGAATGTATTGCTGGCGGCCTTATGCGCCGGTTCTGTGCTGGGTGCTGGTGACACTGCCTATGCGCAGACCAGTCCGGTGGTGAAGCACAGCTCCTCCAATCATCATAACAAGGCGACGACTCATAAAACGCCGGTGGTCTCTCCTCCGCATCATGGGGCCGCAGGGAATAAGGCCAAAGCTTCACCTTCTGCCAATGCCCATGCGACTGGCAAGCATGTCCCCAAAGCTGCCGCCGCTGCTGCGGCGGCTGGAGCAGCGACAGCGGGCGCTGCTGCTTCTACGGCTGCGGCTCCTGCGGCGGAGGACAAGAACGCCAAACCCAAACCGCCGCCACCCGATCCGAACAAAGGGTCGGCCACCGGTCTGCCGATCCCGCGCTTTGCTGCGTTGCGGGCCGATGAGGTCAATATGCGCGTGGGGCCGGATACGCGCTATCCGATCGAGTGGGTTTATAAACGCCGCGAGCTGCCGGTTGAGATCGTGCGTGAATTTCAGGTCTGGCGTCTGGTGCAGGATCAGGAAGGCGTCAAGGGCTGGGTGCATCAGGCGACGCTCACTGGCCGTCGTACTTTCCTGACCATCGGACAGACCCCTGTCACACTGCGCCGCCGGGCTGATGAAGAATCCTCAGCCGTTGCCATTCTGAAACCCGGTGTGGTGGGGCGGATACAGAACTGTGAAGCCAAATCAGAGTGGTGTCAGGTGCAGGTGAAATCTTATCGCGGCTATTTGCGCCGCTCCACGATGTGGGGGCTGCTGCCTGATGAGGTCGTGACGCATTAA
- a CDS encoding glutamine amidotransferase family protein: MCGIVGLFLKDKGLQPLLGRMTADMLGTMTDRGPDSAGIAIYGGGSTETVKFSLRAEEGYDFAALAAQLRDALNVAPDVRRHDTHAVFIVPAAYGDVAALWLHDVPGVDVFAQGHRIELYKEVGLPRSVAQRFGVGDMTGTHAVGHTRMATESAVTTCGAHPFSTGMDQCLVHNGSLSNHAGLRRMLKREGIRITTENDSEVAAGYLSLRMRQGLSLGDALKSSLNDLDGFFTFVVGTENGFAVLRDPVACKPAVMAETDQYVAFGSEYRALAGLPGIKQARVWEPEPATVYFWEHQ, from the coding sequence ATGTGTGGCATTGTCGGGCTTTTTTTGAAGGATAAGGGGCTTCAACCGCTTCTCGGGCGGATGACAGCCGATATGCTGGGCACCATGACCGATCGTGGCCCGGATAGTGCCGGGATCGCGATCTATGGTGGCGGCAGTACGGAGACGGTGAAATTTTCTCTCCGGGCCGAGGAGGGATATGATTTCGCCGCTCTGGCCGCGCAGCTGCGCGATGCGCTGAACGTGGCGCCGGATGTGCGCCGCCACGATACGCATGCGGTGTTTATCGTTCCCGCGGCGTATGGAGATGTAGCCGCGCTCTGGTTACACGATGTTCCAGGTGTGGATGTGTTCGCACAGGGACACCGGATCGAGCTGTATAAGGAAGTCGGCCTGCCCCGTAGTGTCGCACAGCGTTTCGGCGTCGGCGATATGACCGGCACCCATGCGGTTGGTCATACCCGTATGGCAACAGAATCGGCCGTAACGACCTGTGGCGCGCATCCATTTTCAACCGGGATGGACCAGTGTCTCGTGCATAACGGTTCCCTGTCGAACCATGCCGGTCTGCGTCGTATGCTGAAGCGCGAAGGTATTCGCATCACGACCGAGAATGACTCGGAAGTGGCGGCGGGTTATCTCAGCCTGCGCATGCGGCAGGGACTTTCGCTCGGGGATGCGTTGAAGTCATCTCTGAATGATCTTGACGGATTCTTCACATTTGTCGTTGGCACTGAAAACGGCTTTGCAGTTCTGCGTGATCCGGTGGCCTGTAAGCCGGCCGTGATGGCGGAAACCGATCAGTATGTCGCATTCGGATCGGAATATCGCGCTCTTGCCGGGCTGCCGGGCATCAAGCAGGCCCGCGTGTGGGAACCGGAACCAGCGACCGTCTATTTCTGGGAGCATCAGTGA
- the modB gene encoding molybdate ABC transporter permease subunit, with the protein MIWPFPLSGDEWVALRLTLSVAARALCMGLPVALLLATALARWRFPGRTVLDLLVHMPLVLPPVVTGWLLLVVFGVQGPVGSLLHHWFGIRLAFTPAGASLACAVMTLPILVRAIRQSLEAVDPGLEQAARSLGAGAWDRFVTVTLPLAAPGLLSGAITAYAACLGEFGAVITFAANIPGQTQTLPLAIYSALQSPEGDVTAARLSLLSLLLALGGLGLAEYVNRRMRRRLGS; encoded by the coding sequence ATGATCTGGCCGTTCCCGCTCTCCGGTGATGAATGGGTGGCGCTGCGGCTGACCTTGTCGGTGGCGGCGCGGGCATTGTGCATGGGGTTGCCGGTCGCGCTGCTGCTGGCGACGGCGTTGGCGCGCTGGCGGTTTCCCGGGCGTACGGTGCTGGATCTGCTGGTGCATATGCCGCTGGTTTTGCCTCCGGTGGTTACCGGCTGGTTGCTGCTGGTGGTGTTCGGCGTGCAGGGACCGGTCGGGAGCCTTCTGCATCACTGGTTCGGCATCCGGCTTGCTTTTACACCGGCGGGCGCCAGCCTGGCCTGTGCGGTCATGACATTGCCTATTCTGGTCCGGGCTATCCGTCAGTCACTGGAAGCGGTTGATCCGGGTCTGGAACAGGCTGCCCGTTCCTTGGGGGCCGGAGCATGGGACCGGTTCGTGACGGTGACCTTGCCGCTGGCAGCCCCAGGATTATTGAGCGGGGCGATCACCGCCTATGCCGCCTGTCTTGGAGAGTTTGGGGCGGTGATCACCTTTGCGGCGAATATCCCCGGCCAGACCCAGACTTTGCCGCTGGCGATCTACAGCGCCTTGCAGTCGCCGGAGGGGGATGTGACCGCGGCGCGCCTCTCGCTGTTGTCGCTGCTGCTGGCGCTGGGCGGGTTGGGGCTGGCGGAATATGTGAACCGCCGGATGCGGCGGCGGTTGGGAAGCTGA
- the queC gene encoding 7-cyano-7-deazaguanine synthase QueC, which produces MTETKPISGLALPCRDHALVLFSGGQDSTTCLTWALERFAHVETIGFTYGQRHSVEMECRGRVREALAHMSGRSGTDWGSRLGEDHVLNLGDALHHVGQSALTGRSPIEIGQGGLPTSFVPGRNLIFLTYAAALGWRRGLRRIVGGMCETDYSGYPDCRDDTIKAMQLALNTGMEAHFVLETPLMWLTKAETWSLAETLGGQALVTLIEEETHTCYLGDRSQRHPWGYGCGECPACLLRAEGWREWQASSSA; this is translated from the coding sequence ATGACCGAGACAAAACCGATTTCCGGCCTCGCCCTGCCCTGCCGCGACCATGCGCTGGTGCTGTTTTCCGGCGGCCAGGATTCCACTACCTGCCTCACCTGGGCGCTGGAGCGCTTCGCCCATGTGGAGACGATCGGCTTCACCTACGGCCAGCGCCACAGTGTCGAAATGGAATGTCGCGGCCGGGTGCGGGAAGCACTCGCGCATATGAGCGGCCGTTCCGGTACAGACTGGGGCAGTCGTCTCGGTGAGGATCATGTGCTGAATCTGGGCGATGCCCTGCACCATGTCGGTCAGAGCGCTCTGACCGGGCGTTCGCCGATCGAGATTGGTCAGGGCGGTTTGCCGACCAGTTTCGTGCCGGGACGTAACCTGATTTTCCTGACCTATGCCGCAGCCCTCGGCTGGCGGCGCGGATTGCGTCGGATTGTCGGGGGTATGTGCGAAACGGATTATTCCGGCTACCCGGACTGCCGCGACGATACGATCAAGGCCATGCAACTGGCGTTGAATACCGGCATGGAGGCGCATTTCGTGCTGGAAACGCCGCTGATGTGGCTGACCAAGGCCGAGACATGGTCGTTGGCTGAGACACTGGGCGGGCAGGCCCTCGTCACGCTGATCGAGGAAGAGACTCACACCTGCTATCTGGGGGATCGCAGCCAGCGCCACCCATGGGGTTATGGGTGCGGGGAATGCCCTGCCTGCCTGCTGAGAGCGGAAGGCTGGCGCGAATGGCAGGCTTCTTCGTCTGCCTGA